One segment of Patescibacteria group bacterium DNA contains the following:
- a CDS encoding GIY-YIG nuclease family protein, with translation MPSYTTSHMFFYIYVLESLQDNERYVGYTHNLRKRLEEHNKGKNFATKFRLPFKLIYFEGCFNQNDAKRREHYLKGTQGRRFLGLRLQEYTRSQPAFGVGS, from the coding sequence ATGCCCAGTTATACAACTTCCCATATGTTCTTCTATATCTATGTATTGGAGAGTCTGCAGGATAACGAGAGATACGTAGGATATACTCATAATCTGAGAAAACGATTAGAAGAACATAATAAGGGTAAGAATTTTGCCACAAAGTTTAGATTACCATTTAAACTCATTTACTTCGAAGGATGTTTTAATCAAAACGACGCCAAACGCCGTGAACATTATCTGAAAGGAACCCAAGGTCGAAGGTTCTTAGGACTGCGGCTTCAGGAATACACTCGCAGTCAACCAGCGTTTGGCGTGGGAAGTTGA
- a CDS encoding DsbA family protein codes for MAEHTHSEHESNNSWFSHMKPKTTFFLGMGSALVFFFVVGFFILLGIMLKGDSGDDKNGDKKAAPTAQVNPTPQAGEPAPRAGAEGLPAVTDTDWTRGEKDAPVTIVEYSDLECPFCKRLHPTLKQVIAEYDGKVNWVYRHFPLVNLHSKATKEAEATECAGELGGNDGFWKLLDKIYEVTPANNGLDLAKLPEYAQEMGLDKEAFTACLESGKYTQKVQDQAQGAVLAGGAGTPYNVVVKGDTKIPVSGAVPFENFKNIIDPLLK; via the coding sequence ATGGCAGAACACACTCATAGTGAACACGAATCCAACAATTCTTGGTTTTCGCACATGAAGCCGAAAACTACATTTTTCCTCGGAATGGGGAGCGCGTTGGTGTTTTTTTTCGTCGTGGGGTTTTTTATTCTCTTAGGGATAATGCTGAAAGGCGATAGCGGAGATGATAAAAATGGAGATAAAAAAGCGGCGCCTACCGCGCAAGTCAATCCCACGCCCCAAGCGGGAGAACCAGCCCCAAGAGCGGGCGCTGAAGGACTTCCCGCAGTGACTGACACTGACTGGACGAGAGGGGAGAAAGATGCTCCCGTAACCATTGTAGAATATTCAGATTTGGAATGCCCGTTCTGCAAACGGCTCCACCCTACCCTGAAGCAAGTGATAGCAGAGTATGATGGAAAAGTGAATTGGGTGTATCGGCACTTTCCTCTGGTGAACCTGCATTCCAAGGCGACCAAGGAAGCGGAAGCAACCGAGTGCGCAGGCGAACTGGGCGGCAATGACGGTTTTTGGAAGTTGCTTGATAAAATTTACGAAGTGACGCCAGCTAATAACGGGCTTGATTTGGCAAAATTGCCGGAGTACGCGCAAGAGATGGGTTTGGATAAGGAAGCATTTACTGCATGCCTTGAATCAGGAAAATACACGCAAAAGGTGCAGGACCAGGCGCAGGGCGCAGTGCTCGCAGGCGGTGCAGGCACTCCCTATAACGTGGTAGTGAAAGGCGATACAAAAATTCCCGTTTCTGGCGCGGTGCCTTTTGAGAATTTCAAGAATATCATTGATCCATTGCTGAAGTAA
- a CDS encoding transketolase has protein sequence MQTTKETLENLAQLVRYFILRATTAAGSGHPSSSLSATDLMTVLFFGGILRFDLDHPEYPLNDRVIFSKGHAAPLLYALYAAAGAVNEDELLSLRKFNSPLEGHPMPTFRYTEVATGSLGQGLSVGAGMALALKRFTHPVPQWRDTPPQEGTSGNSPLERGTERSEEGCVSRVYVLLGDSEMAEGSVWEAIMWAGHEKLDNLVGIIDVNRLGQSGETMAGHDVDAYARRVAAFGWETIIVDGHNTDEILSAYRKAKGTQDKPTMIIAKTLKGKGVSCMENKEGWHGKALSVEEYEKALGELREIDTRLRGTVAMPDVSYQVSGSRYQGASDQVHNTKYVIPNTEYKKGDLIATRKAYGEALEKLAREDPRVVAVDAEVKNSTFAELVKKGTPQQFVEMFIAEQNMVGVAVGLAKRGMIPFCSTFAAFFTRAFDQIRMASYSKANVKFVGSHAGVSIGEDGPSQMGLEDIAMFRAVQDAVVLYPSDAPATERLVHEAVRYNGIVYLRTTRGATPVIYGPEEQFPIGGSKTLRSSARDVCTIVAAGITLFEALAAADTLAQEGIELRIIDCYSLKPIDRAALVRAAQETGKIITVEDHVPEGGLGEAVAEAIAGTGAAFKSLAVRKTPKSGTPAELLGFEEIDRGAILQAVRSLGQ, from the coding sequence ATGCAAACCACGAAAGAAACTCTTGAAAATCTCGCGCAGCTGGTGCGCTATTTTATCCTTCGCGCGACGACCGCGGCAGGGTCTGGTCATCCGAGCTCTTCGCTCTCCGCGACCGATCTCATGACAGTACTTTTCTTTGGCGGCATTTTGCGTTTTGACCTTGACCATCCGGAATATCCTTTGAATGACCGAGTGATTTTTTCTAAAGGGCATGCTGCTCCCTTGTTGTATGCGCTCTATGCGGCTGCGGGAGCGGTAAACGAAGATGAGCTTTTATCATTGCGAAAATTTAATTCACCCCTGGAAGGGCATCCTATGCCGACGTTTCGCTATACGGAAGTGGCGACTGGTTCGCTCGGACAGGGGCTGTCAGTAGGTGCAGGCATGGCGCTCGCATTGAAGCGGTTTACCCACCCCGTCCCTCAATGGCGGGACACCCCTCCGCAGGAGGGGACTTCGGGTAATTCCCCTCTTGAGAGGGGTACCGAACGGAGTGAGGAGGGGTGTGTTTCACGCGTGTATGTGCTTCTCGGAGACAGCGAAATGGCAGAAGGTTCGGTGTGGGAGGCAATCATGTGGGCGGGGCATGAAAAACTGGATAATTTAGTCGGTATTATAGACGTGAACCGTTTGGGGCAGAGCGGAGAGACTATGGCGGGCCACGATGTGGACGCGTATGCCCGAAGGGTCGCCGCATTTGGCTGGGAAACGATTATAGTGGATGGCCATAATACTGATGAGATACTCTCTGCCTATCGCAAGGCTAAGGGTACACAAGATAAACCAACCATGATTATCGCAAAGACCCTAAAGGGGAAGGGTGTGTCGTGCATGGAGAATAAGGAAGGGTGGCATGGCAAAGCGCTCTCTGTTGAAGAATATGAAAAAGCATTAGGGGAGTTGAGAGAAATTGATACTCGATTAAGAGGGACAGTTGCAATGCCAGACGTTTCGTATCAGGTATCAGGTAGTAGGTATCAGGGGGCGAGCGATCAAGTGCATAATACGAAATACGTAATACCTAATACCGAGTACAAGAAGGGAGACTTGATCGCGACGCGGAAAGCGTATGGGGAAGCGTTGGAGAAACTGGCGCGTGAGGATCCGCGGGTGGTGGCGGTGGACGCTGAAGTGAAAAATTCCACCTTTGCAGAATTGGTGAAGAAGGGCACCCCCCAGCAGTTTGTGGAAATGTTTATCGCGGAGCAGAATATGGTGGGTGTCGCCGTAGGGCTTGCGAAGCGAGGTATGATCCCGTTTTGCAGCACTTTTGCGGCGTTCTTTACCCGCGCCTTTGACCAGATCAGGATGGCATCGTACAGCAAAGCGAATGTGAAGTTTGTGGGTTCGCATGCAGGCGTGTCTATCGGCGAAGACGGCCCCAGCCAGATGGGGCTCGAGGACATTGCCATGTTTAGGGCGGTGCAGGATGCAGTGGTGCTTTATCCGTCAGATGCCCCTGCTACGGAAAGACTAGTTCATGAAGCTGTGCGTTATAATGGCATTGTTTACCTCCGCACGACACGCGGAGCAACGCCTGTCATTTATGGTCCGGAGGAACAGTTTCCGATCGGCGGCAGTAAGACGTTAAGGTCAAGCGCGCGAGACGTCTGCACTATCGTTGCCGCCGGCATTACCCTTTTTGAAGCGCTTGCCGCGGCAGATACTTTGGCGCAAGAAGGAATTGAATTGAGAATCATAGATTGTTATTCTCTAAAACCCATCGATCGCGCGGCGCTCGTAAGGGCGGCTCAAGAGACAGGCAAGATTATTACCGTGGAAGACCATGTGCCGGAAGGGGGATTGGGAGAGGCGGTGGCAGAAGCAATCGCGGGCACTGGCGCCGCGTTTAAATCACTCGCAGTGCGCAAAACTCCGAAGAGCGGCACGCCCGCGGAATTATTGGGTTTTGAGGAAATTGACAGAGGTGCTATACTACAGGCGGTGCGGTCTTTAGGGCAATAA
- a CDS encoding methyltransferase domain-containing protein: protein MKTLMYERLTNLYPLFRESLEERKGAEKDETEFILGVVGTFGGKVKTIIDLGGGVGMHSKILASQGYDVTIFDQSKNALLQAKKGYIQLKTAQGTFETIALQKNYDAAICMWSTFPYILNAKGRKHFFHWLKSHIKQVIILEEANFYRYITMREFHKTYAPVNNKQYQLTVTRDWIINQNRIRESSYVYTITNKKTGERRVIQDTETQQYLTVKEVKSLLGKRWKLKKLLGDFNVHKKFDQNKSSRCIMIFGNF, encoded by the coding sequence ATGAAAACGTTGATGTACGAAAGACTTACCAACCTTTACCCACTTTTTCGTGAAAGTTTAGAGGAACGGAAAGGAGCAGAGAAAGACGAGACGGAATTTATTTTAGGAGTTGTGGGAACTTTTGGGGGAAAGGTTAAGACCATTATCGATCTCGGTGGCGGGGTGGGCATGCATTCTAAGATCCTTGCTTCTCAAGGGTACGATGTAACTATATTTGACCAGTCGAAGAATGCGCTGCTTCAAGCGAAAAAAGGGTATATCCAATTAAAGACCGCACAGGGAACTTTTGAGACCATAGCGCTTCAAAAAAATTATGATGCAGCGATTTGTATGTGGTCCACATTTCCTTACATTCTGAACGCAAAGGGGCGCAAACATTTTTTTCATTGGTTAAAAAGCCACATAAAACAAGTAATCATATTAGAAGAAGCGAATTTCTATCGTTATATAACGATGAGAGAATTTCACAAGACCTATGCTCCAGTAAATAATAAGCAATACCAGTTAACGGTGACCAGAGATTGGATTATTAATCAAAATAGGATTCGTGAATCAAGTTACGTTTACACAATTACTAATAAAAAGACTGGAGAGAGGCGTGTAATCCAAGACACTGAGACGCAGCAATATCTCACGGTGAAGGAAGTTAAGAGTTTATTAGGGAAGAGATGGAAATTAAAGAAACTCTTGGGTGATTTTAACGTTCATAAAAAGTTCGACCAAAATAAAAGCTCACGGTGTATAATGATTTTTGGAAATTTTTAA
- a CDS encoding histidinol-phosphate transaminase, translating into MSNTGKMRKGQIDVAAFHGGSFWEKFKYDFSRISELGHTIIPADVLDAWYPPAPAVSQVLRKHLEHIIHTSPPARPQSLIKTISQTREVPERLISCGTGSSQLIFLLLEILFTQKDLAMIIDPMYGEYLHVMEKVVGCKIVSHALKPENNFQVSLSQLIKDVIQHKPKVVVIVNPNSPAGTYMTRAQVQEFIAAVPKNTMIIVDETYIEYVGHHESCETLVDQHPNLCILKSMSKIYALSGLRVGYLIANASITKSLILRIPPWSVSLPGQMAAIAAISNWKYYAKKIEKTHKLEKLLFRELAKLPGLVTFPSVTNFILCQLKKISASLLIEKLKDKGVYIRNCDSMSKQFHNHFVRITVLDQESNNRVLHAIKGILG; encoded by the coding sequence ATGAGTAATACCGGCAAAATGAGAAAAGGGCAAATTGATGTCGCGGCATTTCATGGCGGAAGCTTTTGGGAAAAGTTTAAGTATGATTTTAGTCGAATTTCTGAGCTTGGTCATACTATAATACCCGCTGATGTTCTTGATGCATGGTATCCGCCTGCCCCCGCAGTTAGTCAGGTGCTTAGAAAGCATCTAGAGCACATTATTCATACAAGTCCGCCCGCGCGACCGCAATCTCTCATAAAAACCATATCACAAACTAGAGAGGTCCCCGAAAGGTTAATCTCATGCGGAACAGGTTCGTCCCAATTAATTTTTTTGCTCTTAGAAATTCTTTTTACGCAAAAGGATCTCGCCATGATTATTGATCCCATGTATGGAGAGTACCTGCACGTAATGGAGAAGGTAGTAGGTTGTAAAATCGTTTCTCATGCTTTAAAACCAGAAAATAATTTTCAAGTTTCCCTTAGCCAGCTAATCAAAGATGTTATTCAGCACAAACCGAAGGTAGTTGTTATAGTAAATCCTAATAGCCCGGCAGGTACCTATATGACTCGTGCACAAGTGCAAGAGTTTATTGCCGCTGTTCCCAAAAATACTATGATTATAGTTGATGAAACATATATCGAATATGTAGGACATCATGAATCATGTGAGACTTTAGTGGATCAGCATCCTAATCTGTGCATATTGAAATCTATGTCAAAGATTTATGCTCTCTCGGGATTGCGTGTGGGGTATCTTATCGCAAATGCAAGTATCACAAAAAGCCTTATTTTGCGTATTCCACCGTGGTCGGTTAGCCTGCCAGGTCAGATGGCGGCAATAGCTGCTATTTCAAATTGGAAATATTATGCCAAAAAAATAGAAAAAACACATAAACTTGAAAAATTATTGTTTAGAGAGTTAGCCAAGCTCCCGGGATTAGTGACTTTTCCATCAGTCACCAATTTTATTCTTTGCCAGCTTAAAAAGATATCCGCCTCTCTGTTAATCGAGAAGCTTAAAGATAAGGGTGTGTATATCAGGAACTGCGATTCAATGAGTAAGCAATTCCATAATCATTTTGTGCGCATCACTGTTTTGGATCAGGAATCGAATAACAGGGTGTTACATGCCATTAAAGGTATTTTGGGATAG
- a CDS encoding Gldg family protein, giving the protein MIAVRQIIAIVQRELRAWFDHPGGYLLLIVALVFNSFFYFRSLAVNPIATLRPMFELFPWLLLFLVPAVSMRLIAEERKSGTLETALAQPVNPWVYLAGKLLSVWSFFLITFILTLPVVLTLRGFGSFDFGIVAAQYLGAMFLAFVFSCISLAASAGVRHQVTSFLISAGVSFVFTIAGAEVVTVGLPASVRVVAEHLSISAHYYNITRGVLDIRDFVYFITVSGAAFGIAGWLLMRERLSPHAPQRRRYFYGSMLIIVLTLGLNLAGAYLRGRIDFTQNRVYTLSPATKTIVRALPDLVTIKLFSTKELPSQIALVKRDVQDLLSDFQSQGRGNVVVEYKNVEEGSDAIEEARALGITEMQFNVLEKDVFQAQKGMFGLATLYTDGKEVIPFIDRSDDLEYRLLRSIKSLTDPKKANVTFLTGFGEEPAGAFRQALSRLDAVTDTDMSTSTPVIAQETDAAILLGPTQDLGDSAVQAIRNYIEQGGSMLAFIDRANVDAQTFTAQEYVDSNGDLFAPFGARVAPRILADVRSYENVTIQSGFLSLILPYPYWVRAHVVTANPIAGDLTSVMLPWASLVERTDKGEGNEIQELLTTTDGGFAKSLPVNIDPQAPLKANKDELGKNIAAVSMVVHSSAGQTLKKSGRLVLVGSAKMASDQFMQEGSPNLTFALNTVDWLTQDEALISVRSKTRIPSPLGFPSDTLRQRVRLFNLIGVPILVALAAGVRLFIRKKKSAMI; this is encoded by the coding sequence ATGATAGCGGTTCGACAAATCATTGCCATCGTACAACGAGAACTCCGCGCGTGGTTTGACCATCCCGGCGGTTACCTCCTGCTTATCGTTGCCCTCGTATTCAATTCATTTTTTTATTTTCGTTCACTTGCCGTTAATCCCATCGCCACCTTGCGGCCGATGTTTGAGCTTTTTCCCTGGCTCCTGCTTTTCTTAGTCCCTGCGGTGAGCATGCGGCTTATTGCGGAAGAGAGAAAATCAGGGACGCTTGAAACGGCGCTCGCGCAGCCGGTGAATCCATGGGTGTATTTGGCAGGGAAACTGCTTTCCGTATGGTCGTTTTTCCTCATCACGTTTATCCTCACGTTGCCGGTGGTTTTAACCCTGCGAGGGTTTGGCAGTTTTGATTTCGGCATTGTGGCGGCGCAATATCTCGGCGCCATGTTTTTGGCGTTTGTGTTTTCATGCATTAGCCTTGCGGCCTCCGCAGGAGTGCGCCACCAAGTGACTTCGTTCCTTATCAGCGCGGGGGTGAGTTTCGTGTTCACGATCGCAGGGGCAGAGGTCGTCACCGTCGGCCTCCCTGCATCAGTACGCGTGGTGGCAGAACATCTCTCGATCAGCGCCCATTATTACAATATAACGAGGGGCGTGTTGGACATACGGGATTTTGTATATTTCATAACCGTGAGCGGTGCGGCTTTTGGCATCGCGGGGTGGCTCCTCATGCGTGAACGTTTGTCGCCCCATGCGCCTCAGCGACGCCGGTATTTTTATGGATCGATGCTTATTATAGTACTTACCCTTGGGCTCAACCTTGCGGGCGCATACCTTCGGGGGCGCATTGATTTTACCCAGAATCGCGTCTATACATTGTCTCCTGCCACGAAAACTATTGTGCGCGCACTGCCGGATCTCGTGACCATTAAGCTTTTTTCCACCAAAGAGTTGCCTTCCCAGATCGCGTTGGTAAAACGCGATGTGCAAGATTTACTGTCAGATTTTCAATCACAGGGGAGAGGGAATGTCGTGGTGGAATATAAAAACGTGGAGGAAGGGTCGGATGCGATAGAGGAGGCGAGGGCGTTAGGCATCACCGAGATGCAGTTCAATGTGCTCGAAAAGGATGTATTTCAAGCCCAAAAGGGTATGTTTGGCCTCGCTACTTTGTATACAGACGGGAAAGAAGTGATCCCCTTTATCGATCGGAGCGATGATTTGGAATACCGGCTTTTGAGGTCCATTAAATCGCTTACCGATCCCAAGAAAGCTAATGTCACCTTTCTAACTGGTTTCGGGGAGGAGCCTGCGGGCGCATTCCGCCAGGCGCTGAGCCGATTAGACGCGGTTACTGATACAGATATGAGCACGTCCACGCCGGTTATCGCCCAGGAAACCGATGCAGCGATCCTCTTAGGGCCAACTCAAGATCTTGGCGACAGCGCAGTGCAGGCCATCCGGAATTACATTGAGCAAGGAGGAAGTATGCTGGCATTTATTGATAGGGCGAACGTGGATGCACAGACATTTACCGCGCAGGAGTATGTTGATTCAAACGGGGATCTCTTTGCTCCATTCGGCGCCCGTGTCGCCCCCCGGATCCTTGCCGATGTGCGTTCGTATGAGAATGTGACCATCCAGAGCGGGTTCCTTTCCCTGATCCTGCCATATCCCTATTGGGTGCGCGCGCATGTGGTTACGGCGAACCCCATTGCAGGAGATCTCACTTCGGTAATGTTACCATGGGCGTCGTTAGTCGAGCGGACCGATAAAGGCGAGGGTAATGAAATACAGGAACTTCTCACCACCACTGACGGCGGATTTGCGAAGTCCCTGCCTGTGAATATTGACCCTCAAGCTCCCTTAAAGGCAAATAAGGATGAGCTCGGAAAGAATATTGCTGCAGTGTCCATGGTGGTGCACTCTTCCGCAGGGCAAACCCTCAAGAAGAGCGGGAGGTTGGTGTTGGTGGGGAGCGCGAAAATGGCGAGTGATCAGTTCATGCAGGAAGGAAGCCCCAATTTGACCTTTGCGTTGAATACCGTTGATTGGCTGACGCAGGATGAAGCGCTTATCAGCGTGCGGTCCAAGACGCGCATCCCGAGCCCCCTCGGGTTCCCGAGCGACACTCTGCGGCAGAGGGTGAGGTTGTTTAATCTTATCGGTGTGCCAATATTGGTTGCGCTCGCCGCAGGGGTAAGGCTATTTATTCGAAAGAAGAAATCAGCAATGATCTAA
- a CDS encoding lycopene cyclase domain-containing protein produces MGNLVALPLWLYFFIHRKDCRKEILVASFCVGILAILWAPWFLADYWRPEYIHSSFLKNWRLGGIEDFLYGFFLGGIANVIYEEVFGKHFCKRRDRRHHWTWFLIPFFALFFLVFGLPVYFGINSIYAALVSFGILSAFMIYFRRDLFFDALASGLLVGLLTLFGYLIFLALFPGVIHKWWLLPNLSHIFISGIPIEELLWAFGVGMVAGPFYEFFMGLKFKKF; encoded by the coding sequence TTGGGAAACCTTGTAGCATTACCACTTTGGTTATATTTTTTCATTCATCGTAAGGATTGTAGGAAAGAAATTTTAGTTGCTAGTTTCTGTGTCGGGATTCTTGCTATTTTATGGGCTCCATGGTTTTTGGCAGATTACTGGAGACCAGAATATATACACTCTTCTTTTTTAAAAAATTGGCGACTAGGAGGTATTGAAGATTTTCTGTATGGTTTTTTTCTCGGTGGCATAGCTAATGTGATTTACGAGGAAGTTTTTGGTAAGCATTTTTGCAAAAGAAGAGATAGAAGACATCATTGGACTTGGTTTCTCATTCCTTTCTTTGCACTTTTCTTTTTAGTTTTTGGTCTTCCAGTATATTTCGGGATTAACTCGATTTATGCGGCCCTAGTCAGTTTTGGAATTTTAAGTGCTTTTATGATTTATTTTAGACGAGACCTATTTTTTGACGCGCTTGCAAGTGGCCTGTTGGTGGGCCTCTTAACTTTATTCGGTTATCTAATTTTTCTTGCATTGTTTCCGGGGGTTATACACAAATGGTGGCTACTTCCAAACCTAAGCCATATTTTTATTTCAGGTATTCCGATTGAAGAATTATTATGGGCATTTGGTGTTGGAATGGTAGCAGGACCTTTCTACGAATTTTTTATGGGCCTGAAATTCAAAAAATTCTGA
- a CDS encoding inositol monophosphatase family protein has protein sequence MNSKGNLGFCLKIASTAAEKAGHYLMKQFRNDAIQVHRKNDETWVTEADIKSEKIILEHLKKETPDFTVLAEESSSAYSLTRGYKWIIDPLDGTPNYARGIPLFSVSIGLEMNGEIILGVLYLPSENLLLSAVKGHGAYAGKRRLSVSRRLLKDSILASETYFNRADVGILYRFVGKTREVRIFNSACTVLAYLALGRIDGCIDRVDKPWDWAAGSLIVREAGGKVTNFKGQRVDLYQPSYVAANSLNHKEIVQVLSKKRSV, from the coding sequence ATGAATAGTAAAGGGAATTTAGGTTTTTGTTTAAAGATAGCCTCGACAGCAGCAGAGAAAGCTGGTCACTACCTCATGAAACAATTTCGAAACGACGCCATCCAGGTTCATAGAAAAAACGATGAAACGTGGGTGACGGAAGCAGACATAAAAAGTGAAAAAATTATCCTTGAGCATCTAAAAAAGGAGACCCCAGATTTTACTGTCCTCGCGGAGGAGTCTTCATCCGCATATTCTCTAACAAGAGGCTATAAATGGATTATTGACCCACTTGACGGTACCCCGAATTATGCACGAGGAATCCCTCTTTTTTCCGTTTCCATAGGGTTAGAGATGAATGGCGAGATTATACTCGGCGTACTCTATCTCCCTAGCGAAAATCTCCTCTTAAGTGCGGTCAAAGGTCACGGTGCCTATGCGGGCAAAAGGAGACTTTCAGTTTCTCGCAGGCTCTTGAAAGATTCGATACTTGCGTCTGAAACATACTTTAATAGGGCAGATGTCGGCATCCTCTATCGGTTTGTTGGCAAAACGAGAGAGGTGAGAATTTTTAATTCAGCATGTACGGTACTCGCTTATCTCGCGTTGGGAAGAATTGATGGATGTATTGATCGTGTAGATAAACCATGGGATTGGGCTGCCGGAAGCCTTATTGTCCGAGAGGCGGGAGGGAAAGTGACCAATTTTAAGGGTCAAAGAGTTGATCTATATCAGCCCAGTTATGTCGCGGCCAATTCATTGAATCATAAAGAGATAGTCCAAGTTTTAAGTAAAAAAAGGTCAGTATGA
- a CDS encoding ATP-binding cassette domain-containing protein: MLTLDKISKSFGKVKAVDELTFSISKGEVIGFLGPNGAGKTTTMRIIAGVLEPDKGEINFDGQNALEDPLSLKKRLGYLPENNPLHEDLLVTQALNYTAALHGMWGADKKSAVERAIGLAGLEKVWRRPIAELSKGFRQRVGLAQAIVGDPDILIFDEPTEGLDPNQRHEIRELIKRLGREKTVLLSTHVLTEVAMTCSRVIVIREGRIVADGTVDELEHRASGEKRTVVEAQGSGIRETLEKLGGVARVEAFEGNQKNKFKRFELLTPRDVDIRTAVFQCAVEHRWVIAELYEEEKSLEEVFRELTIES, from the coding sequence ATGCTCACGTTAGATAAAATATCCAAATCATTTGGCAAGGTGAAAGCGGTTGATGAGCTCACTTTTTCCATTTCAAAGGGCGAAGTGATAGGATTTTTGGGTCCCAACGGCGCCGGCAAGACGACCACGATGAGGATAATCGCGGGGGTCTTGGAGCCTGATAAGGGTGAAATAAATTTTGACGGCCAAAATGCATTGGAGGATCCTCTTTCTTTGAAGAAACGTTTAGGATATCTGCCTGAAAATAATCCTTTGCATGAAGACTTGCTCGTGACGCAGGCGCTTAACTATACCGCAGCGCTCCATGGGATGTGGGGAGCGGACAAAAAGAGTGCAGTTGAACGCGCGATTGGGCTTGCCGGCCTTGAAAAGGTATGGCGCCGCCCCATTGCCGAGCTCTCAAAAGGTTTTCGCCAGCGGGTGGGCTTGGCGCAGGCGATCGTGGGAGATCCGGATATCCTTATTTTTGACGAACCCACCGAAGGGTTGGACCCGAATCAGCGGCATGAAATAAGGGAATTGATAAAACGCTTGGGACGGGAAAAAACAGTGCTTCTTTCCACGCATGTCCTTACTGAAGTTGCGATGACCTGTTCACGGGTGATAGTGATTCGGGAAGGCCGCATTGTCGCTGACGGCACCGTGGATGAACTAGAACACCGCGCAAGCGGTGAAAAGCGGACGGTCGTGGAAGCACAGGGGAGCGGGATTCGGGAAACATTAGAGAAACTCGGAGGCGTCGCGCGCGTGGAAGCGTTCGAGGGGAATCAAAAAAATAAATTTAAGCGTTTTGAGCTCCTCACCCCGCGTGACGTTGATATACGGACAGCGGTATTTCAATGTGCGGTTGAACACCGCTGGGTCATTGCGGAATTATACGAAGAAGAAAAAAGCCTTGAGGAGGTATTTCGGGAGCTTACCATAGAGAGTTAG